A window of the Oncorhynchus masou masou isolate Uvic2021 chromosome 13, UVic_Omas_1.1, whole genome shotgun sequence genome harbors these coding sequences:
- the qpctla gene encoding glutaminyl-peptide cyclotransferase-like a isoform X4: MSRTSRRYKPLQANNGALPGCNSVRMPRARVLVFCLLGVLTLAMVLGLYLSNETSSNRNNRIPVVDLAKDRLSHKASKSSPSQVRRLVSQVDGSRLWETHLRPILIERLPGTLGSQAVRQHISSTLSSLSAGWTVELDSFLSPTPRGQVTFSNIVATLDPGAPRRLLLTCHYDSKVLPPDPRVPERVFLGASDSAVPCAMILELASALDAQLKALNQQASAVTLQLVFFDGEESFEEWTATDSLYGSRHLAERMAHTPHPLGSTHTNLLQAVDLFVLLDLLGGPDPLIVNHFDNTARWFDRLIAAEKRLHRQGLLTSHPSEQTYFRKDVYLGPVQDDHIPFLHKALPQKDKLTCQ, from the exons ATGTCGAGAACTAGTCGACGGTACAAGCCTTTGCAGGCGAATAACGGTGCTCTCCCTGGTTGCAACTCGGTTCGGATGCCCCGTGCTCGGGTACTGGTCTTCTGTCTCTTGGGTGTGCTGACTCTTGCTATGGTGTTGGGCTTATATTTGTCCAACGAAACAAGCAGCAACCGCAACAACAGAATCCCCGTCGTAGATTTGGCAAAAGACCGG TTATCCCATAAGGCCAGTAAGTCTTCCCCATCCCAGGTACGACGGCTGGTGTCCCAGGTAGACGGATCACGCCTGTGGGAGACTCACCTTAGGCCCATCCTCATTGAGAGACTCCCAGGAACCCTGGGCAGCCAGGCCGTACGCCAA CACATCTCCTCCaccttgtcctctctctccgCTGGCTGGACAGTAGAACTCGACTCTTTCCTGTCGCCAACGCCTCGGGGTCAGGTCACTTTCTCCAACATCGTTGCGACCCTTGACCCCGGGGCCCCTCGCAGGCTGCTGCTGACCTGCCACTATGACTCCAAGGTCCTACCCCCAGACCCCCGCGTCCCGGAGAGAGTGTTCCTGGGGGCCAGCGACTCAGCGGTGCCCTGTGCCATGATCCTGGAGCTAGCTTCTGCCTTGGATGCCCAGCTCAAAGCTCTCAATCAGCAG GCATCTGCTGTCACCCTCCAGCTAGTGTTTTTTGATGGAGAGGAGTCGTTTGAGGAGTGGACAGCCACAGACTCTCTCTATGGATCAAGGCACCTGGCAGAGCGCATggcacacacaccccacccactaggttccacacacaccaacctgcTGCAGGCTGTG GATCTCTTTGTTCTACTGGACCTGCTTGGTGGTCCAGACCCTTTGATTGTAAATCACTTTGACAACACTGCCCGCTGGTTTGACCGTCTCATCGCTGCAG aGAAGAGGCTGCACAGGCAGGGTCTGTTGACCTCTCACCCCTCTGAGCAGACCTACTTCAGGAAGGACGTGTACCTGGGCCCTGTGCAGGACGACCACATCCCCTTCCTACATAAAG ccctgccacaaaaggacaagctgacatgtcagtga
- the qpctla gene encoding glutaminyl-peptide cyclotransferase-like a isoform X3: MSRTSRRYKPLQANNGALPGCNSVRMPRARVLVFCLLGVLTLAMVLGLYLSNETSSNRNNRIPVVDLAKDRLSHKASKSSPSQVRRLVSQVDGSRLWETHLRPILIERLPGTLGSQAVRQHISSTLSSLSAGWTVELDSFLSPTPRGQVTFSNIVATLDPGAPRRLLLTCHYDSKVLPPDPRVPERVFLGASDSAVPCAMILELASALDAQLKALNQQASAVTLQLVFFDGEESFEEWTATDSLYGSRHLAERMAHTPHPLGSTHTNLLQAVDLFVLLDLLGGPDPLIVNHFDNTARWFDRLIAAEKRLHRQGLLTSHPSEQTYFRKDVYLGPVQDDHIPFLHKGESVDEDKAGDHCHAD; the protein is encoded by the exons ATGTCGAGAACTAGTCGACGGTACAAGCCTTTGCAGGCGAATAACGGTGCTCTCCCTGGTTGCAACTCGGTTCGGATGCCCCGTGCTCGGGTACTGGTCTTCTGTCTCTTGGGTGTGCTGACTCTTGCTATGGTGTTGGGCTTATATTTGTCCAACGAAACAAGCAGCAACCGCAACAACAGAATCCCCGTCGTAGATTTGGCAAAAGACCGG TTATCCCATAAGGCCAGTAAGTCTTCCCCATCCCAGGTACGACGGCTGGTGTCCCAGGTAGACGGATCACGCCTGTGGGAGACTCACCTTAGGCCCATCCTCATTGAGAGACTCCCAGGAACCCTGGGCAGCCAGGCCGTACGCCAA CACATCTCCTCCaccttgtcctctctctccgCTGGCTGGACAGTAGAACTCGACTCTTTCCTGTCGCCAACGCCTCGGGGTCAGGTCACTTTCTCCAACATCGTTGCGACCCTTGACCCCGGGGCCCCTCGCAGGCTGCTGCTGACCTGCCACTATGACTCCAAGGTCCTACCCCCAGACCCCCGCGTCCCGGAGAGAGTGTTCCTGGGGGCCAGCGACTCAGCGGTGCCCTGTGCCATGATCCTGGAGCTAGCTTCTGCCTTGGATGCCCAGCTCAAAGCTCTCAATCAGCAG GCATCTGCTGTCACCCTCCAGCTAGTGTTTTTTGATGGAGAGGAGTCGTTTGAGGAGTGGACAGCCACAGACTCTCTCTATGGATCAAGGCACCTGGCAGAGCGCATggcacacacaccccacccactaggttccacacacaccaacctgcTGCAGGCTGTG GATCTCTTTGTTCTACTGGACCTGCTTGGTGGTCCAGACCCTTTGATTGTAAATCACTTTGACAACACTGCCCGCTGGTTTGACCGTCTCATCGCTGCAG aGAAGAGGCTGCACAGGCAGGGTCTGTTGACCTCTCACCCCTCTGAGCAGACCTACTTCAGGAAGGACGTGTACCTGGGCCCTGTGCAGGACGACCACATCCCCTTCCTACATAAAG gagagagtgttgacgaggacaaggctggagatcactgtcatgctgattga